The Pseudomonas extremaustralis genome contains a region encoding:
- a CDS encoding acyl-CoA dehydrogenase family protein — MWSYQAPLRDMQFVLEHWLQAPQAWSRSPAFEALDMALAVQVLEEAGRFSQGVLAPLNSSGDRQGCRWAAGQVSTPEGFAEAYRAYVDGGWPALACAEALGGQGLPQLLDAALQEMLYASNHAWAMYTGIAHGAYLCLKAHAAPWLQARYLPDIVSGQALPTMCLTEPQAGSDVGLLRCRAEPQADDSYRLSGSKLFISGGEHDLTANILHLVLARLPDAPPGSRGISLFLVPKLLDDGQLNGVRCDGIEHKMGIKGSATCSLVFDGARGWLIGDANRGLAAMFVMMNSARLHVGLQGLGHVEAAWQNARQYAAERVQMRAPSRPQGVPAQAADPILYHPAMRRVLLELRTTSEGMRAIGYWAAHLLDQAEHDPDPQARESAGQLAPLLTPIIKAFFTEQGFRQASNGLQVFGGYGYVAEFAIEQTLRDSRIAMIYEGSNEIQANDLLLRKVLGDDGRAFGLLLAALRTEAGQGGEYAECAGFARALGSLCDTLADVVEAIRERTRHDSEYPYRAAPDFLQLCGVTLLAMAWARAARVSRALPDDDPLRAAKLQSAGFFFDYLPSRLAQHLGAIDAACAALAFV; from the coding sequence ATGTGGAGCTATCAGGCGCCCCTGCGCGACATGCAATTTGTGCTGGAACACTGGCTGCAAGCCCCCCAGGCGTGGAGTCGCAGTCCGGCCTTCGAGGCATTGGACATGGCCTTGGCCGTTCAGGTATTGGAAGAGGCCGGGCGCTTCAGCCAGGGCGTGCTGGCGCCGTTGAACAGCAGCGGTGATCGTCAAGGTTGCCGCTGGGCCGCCGGCCAGGTCAGCACCCCCGAGGGGTTTGCCGAGGCCTATCGCGCCTATGTCGACGGCGGCTGGCCCGCGTTGGCGTGTGCTGAAGCGTTGGGCGGGCAGGGCTTGCCGCAACTGCTCGACGCCGCGCTGCAAGAGATGCTCTACGCCAGCAATCACGCCTGGGCCATGTACACCGGGATCGCCCACGGCGCCTACCTGTGCCTCAAGGCCCACGCCGCGCCCTGGCTGCAGGCGCGTTACCTGCCCGATATCGTCAGCGGCCAGGCCTTGCCCACCATGTGCCTGACCGAGCCCCAGGCCGGCAGCGATGTGGGCTTGCTGCGCTGTCGCGCCGAGCCGCAGGCCGATGACAGTTACCGCCTGAGCGGTAGCAAGCTGTTTATCTCCGGCGGCGAGCACGACTTGACCGCCAATATCCTGCACCTGGTCCTGGCGCGCTTGCCCGATGCACCGCCGGGCAGTCGTGGGATTTCCCTGTTCCTGGTGCCCAAGTTACTCGACGACGGCCAGCTCAACGGTGTGCGGTGTGACGGCATTGAACACAAGATGGGCATCAAGGGCAGCGCCACCTGTTCCCTGGTCTTCGACGGTGCTCGAGGCTGGCTGATCGGCGACGCCAATCGCGGCCTGGCGGCGATGTTCGTGATGATGAATTCGGCGCGCTTGCATGTCGGCCTACAAGGCCTGGGGCATGTCGAGGCCGCGTGGCAGAACGCCCGGCAGTACGCCGCCGAGCGCGTACAGATGCGCGCACCGTCACGCCCCCAAGGGGTGCCAGCCCAGGCGGCGGACCCGATTTTGTATCACCCGGCCATGCGCCGCGTGCTGCTGGAGTTGCGCACCACCAGCGAGGGCATGCGCGCCATCGGCTATTGGGCTGCGCACTTGCTCGATCAGGCCGAGCATGACCCCGACCCGCAGGCCCGCGAAAGCGCCGGCCAACTGGCGCCGTTGCTGACGCCGATCATCAAGGCGTTTTTCACCGAGCAGGGTTTTCGTCAGGCGAGCAATGGGTTGCAGGTGTTCGGCGGCTACGGCTACGTCGCCGAGTTCGCCATCGAGCAAACGCTACGGGACAGTCGCATCGCGATGATCTATGAGGGCAGCAACGAGATCCAGGCCAATGACCTGCTGCTGCGCAAGGTGCTGGGGGACGACGGGCGTGCCTTCGGCCTGCTGCTGGCAGCGCTGCGTACCGAGGCCGGGCAGGGTGGTGAATATGCCGAGTGCGCGGGGTTCGCCCGCGCACTCGGCAGCCTGTGTGACACGCTGGCCGATGTGGTCGAGGCCATCCGCGAGCGCACGCGACACGACAGCGAGTATCCCTATCGGGCGGCGCCGGACTTTCTCCAACTCTGTGGCGTGACCCTGCTGGCCATGGCCTGGGCACGGGCCGCGCGGGTGTCCAGGGCATTGCCCGACGACGATCCGCTGCGCGCCGCCAAGCTGCAAAGCGCCGGGTTCTTTTTCGATTACCTGCCGTCCCGGTTGGCCCAGCACTTGGGGGCGATAGACGCTGCGTGCGCGGCCTTGGCGTTCGTCTGA
- a CDS encoding thiolase family protein — MKRIGQYSAFADAAIFEAVRTPWVDLGGALSQVSPIDLGIKVGREVLARAGIDPLAVDSVLAGSMAQASFDAYLLPRHIGLYSGVAQSVPALGVQRICATGFELLRQAAEQLRDEAQLVLCVASESMSRNPIAAYTHRDGFRLGGAVQFKDFLWEALYDPAPALDMIATADNLARRHGLSREAVDRYARDSHQRALQAQRDGAWVDEIVTVDNQVFELEGYRPRGISLARRADAVTEDSHPRSTTLAALARLRAVHPDGVQTAGNSCAVVDGAAAALVGRASACTRPALARLLASAVVGVAPEFMGIGPVPAIRLLLQRSGLSLDDIGRFEINEAQAAQVLAVVQELELDSGRLNVQGGSLGLGHPLAATGVRLVMTLARQLRAHNLRYGIAAACVGGGQGMALLIENPAYRA, encoded by the coding sequence TTGAAGCGCATCGGCCAATACTCGGCATTCGCCGATGCGGCGATTTTCGAGGCGGTGCGCACGCCGTGGGTCGACCTCGGCGGGGCGCTGTCCCAGGTTTCACCCATCGACCTGGGCATCAAGGTCGGCCGTGAAGTGCTGGCCCGCGCGGGCATCGACCCCCTGGCGGTGGACAGCGTGCTGGCCGGCTCCATGGCCCAGGCCAGCTTCGATGCGTATTTGCTGCCCCGGCATATCGGTTTGTACAGCGGTGTGGCGCAGTCGGTCCCGGCGCTGGGGGTACAGCGCATCTGTGCCACCGGTTTCGAGCTGTTGCGCCAGGCCGCCGAGCAGCTGCGCGACGAGGCCCAACTGGTGTTGTGTGTGGCCAGTGAGTCGATGTCGCGCAACCCGATTGCGGCCTACACCCACCGCGATGGCTTTCGTCTCGGCGGCGCGGTGCAATTCAAGGATTTTCTCTGGGAGGCACTGTACGACCCGGCGCCGGCCCTGGACATGATCGCCACCGCCGACAACCTGGCGCGTCGCCATGGCCTGAGCCGCGAGGCGGTGGACCGCTACGCCCGCGACAGCCATCAGCGCGCCTTGCAGGCGCAGCGTGACGGCGCCTGGGTTGACGAGATCGTCACGGTCGATAACCAGGTGTTCGAGCTTGAGGGGTATCGGCCGAGGGGCATCAGCCTGGCGCGCCGCGCCGATGCGGTCACCGAAGACAGTCACCCGCGTTCCACCACCCTTGCGGCGTTGGCACGCTTGCGCGCCGTGCACCCGGACGGCGTGCAAACCGCCGGCAACAGTTGCGCGGTGGTCGATGGCGCGGCGGCGGCGCTGGTGGGGCGTGCCTCGGCCTGTACGCGTCCGGCCCTGGCCCGGCTGCTGGCCAGCGCGGTGGTCGGCGTAGCCCCCGAGTTCATGGGCATCGGCCCGGTGCCGGCGATCCGTCTGCTGCTGCAACGCAGCGGGTTGAGCCTGGACGACATCGGCCGCTTCGAGATCAACGAAGCCCAGGCCGCCCAAGTGCTGGCGGTGGTCCAGGAACTGGAGCTGGACAGCGGCCGGCTCAACGTCCAGGGCGGTTCCCTCGGGCTGGGGCATCCACTGGCCGCCACCGGCGTGCGCCTGGTCATGACCCTGGCCCGGCAATTGCGCGCGCATAACCTGCGCTACGGGATTGCCGCTGCGTGTGTCGGCGGCGGGCAGGGCATGGCGTTGTTGATCGAGAACCCGGCGTATCGCGCTTGA
- a CDS encoding feruloyl-CoA synthase: protein MSSEFRSQPQPAPRYREVSIGHAPVAVTEEQGVLHMRSLEPLAELPTRLLDRLVHWAQVRPEQTFIAARQRGGDWRRVSYREMLDSVRAIAQGLLSYGLSADKPLALLSGNDIEHLQVALGAMYAGIPYCPVSPAYSLLSQDFAKLRHVCDLLQPGLVFVSDAAAYQRAIDAVLPAETPLISVRGHVPGRAQVSFASLLQTAAGSAADQAFMATGPDSIAKFLFTSGSTKLPKAVITTQRMLCANQQMLLQTFPVFGEEPPVLVDWLPWNHTFGGSHNVGIVLYNGGTFYLDEGKPTAQGFAETLRNLKEVSPTAYLTVPKGWEELVSALEQDAELRERFFARMKLFFFAAAGLSQSVWDRLDRVAELHCGERIRMMAGLGMTEAAPSCTFTTGPLSMAGYIGLPAPGCEVRLVPVDGKFEGRFRGPHIMPGYWRAPEQTAEVFDPQGFYCSGDAIKLADPNRPQLGLMFDGRIAEDFKLSSGVFVSVGPLRNRAVLEGSPYVQDLVIAAPDRECLGALVFPRLYECRRLAGLNAEASDAEVLASAPVRHWFADWLQRLNREATGNASRLEWIALLDEPASIDRGEITDKGSINQRAVLQWRAAKVEALYRGEDVTILRAGSQP, encoded by the coding sequence GTGAGTTCCGAATTCAGATCGCAACCCCAGCCCGCACCGCGATACCGCGAGGTCTCCATCGGCCACGCACCGGTGGCGGTCACTGAGGAGCAGGGCGTGCTGCATATGCGCTCCCTGGAACCCCTGGCCGAGTTGCCGACGCGCTTGCTCGACCGGCTGGTGCACTGGGCCCAGGTGCGGCCCGAGCAGACGTTTATCGCCGCACGCCAGCGCGGTGGCGATTGGCGCCGGGTCAGTTACCGTGAAATGCTCGACAGCGTGCGCGCGATTGCCCAGGGCCTTTTGAGCTATGGGCTGTCGGCGGATAAGCCGCTGGCCTTGCTCTCGGGCAACGACATCGAGCATTTGCAGGTGGCGCTCGGGGCGATGTACGCCGGCATTCCCTACTGCCCGGTGTCGCCGGCCTATTCATTGCTGTCCCAGGATTTCGCCAAGCTGCGGCATGTCTGCGACCTGCTGCAACCGGGGCTGGTGTTCGTCAGCGATGCGGCGGCCTACCAGCGCGCGATCGACGCGGTATTGCCCGCCGAGACGCCGCTGATCAGCGTGCGCGGCCACGTGCCGGGGCGCGCCCAAGTCAGCTTCGCCAGCCTGCTGCAAACCGCCGCTGGCAGTGCCGCCGACCAGGCCTTCATGGCCACCGGTCCGGACAGCATCGCCAAGTTTCTGTTCACCTCGGGCTCGACTAAATTGCCTAAGGCGGTGATCACCACCCAGCGCATGCTCTGCGCCAACCAGCAAATGCTGTTGCAGACCTTTCCGGTGTTCGGTGAAGAACCGCCAGTGCTGGTGGACTGGCTGCCGTGGAACCACACATTCGGCGGCAGCCACAACGTCGGCATCGTGCTTTACAACGGCGGCACCTTTTACCTCGACGAAGGCAAACCCACGGCCCAGGGGTTTGCCGAGACCCTGCGCAATCTCAAGGAGGTGTCGCCTACGGCCTATCTGACGGTGCCCAAGGGCTGGGAAGAGTTGGTCAGCGCCCTGGAGCAGGACGCTGAGTTGCGCGAGCGGTTTTTTGCGCGGATGAAACTGTTCTTTTTCGCCGCCGCCGGCCTTTCCCAAAGTGTCTGGGATCGTCTTGACCGCGTGGCCGAGCTGCACTGCGGCGAACGCATCCGCATGATGGCCGGACTGGGCATGACCGAAGCCGCACCGTCCTGCACTTTCACCACCGGGCCGCTGTCCATGGCCGGTTATATCGGTTTGCCCGCGCCGGGCTGCGAGGTGCGGCTGGTACCGGTGGACGGCAAGTTCGAAGGCCGCTTTCGCGGGCCGCACATCATGCCGGGGTACTGGCGCGCCCCCGAGCAAACCGCCGAGGTTTTCGACCCACAGGGTTTTTATTGCTCGGGGGATGCGATCAAGCTGGCCGACCCGAATCGGCCGCAACTGGGGCTGATGTTCGACGGGCGCATTGCCGAGGACTTCAAACTGTCCTCCGGCGTGTTTGTCAGTGTCGGTCCGTTGCGCAATCGCGCGGTGCTCGAAGGTTCGCCCTATGTGCAGGACCTGGTGATTGCCGCGCCGGACCGCGAATGCCTGGGGGCCCTGGTGTTCCCCAGACTCTACGAATGCCGCCGGCTGGCAGGTTTGAACGCCGAGGCCAGCGACGCCGAGGTGCTGGCCAGCGCGCCGGTGCGCCACTGGTTCGCAGACTGGTTGCAGCGCCTCAATCGCGAGGCCACCGGCAATGCCAGTCGCCTGGAGTGGATTGCGTTGCTCGACGAGCCCGCGTCCATCGACCGTGGGGAAATCACCGACAAGGGCTCGATCAACCAGCGTGCGGTGTTGCAATGGCGTGCCGCCAAGGTCGAGGCGCTGTATCGCGGTGAGGACGTCACGATCCTGCGTGCCGGGTCCCAGCCTTGA
- a CDS encoding aldehyde dehydrogenase, whose translation MLDVPLLIGGQSCPARDGRTFERRNPVTGDVVSRVAAATLEDADAAVAAAQAAFPAWAALAPNERRTRLLNAAEQLQARSDEFIAAAGETGAMANWYGFNVRLAANMLREAASMTTQITGEVIPSDVPGSFAMALRQPCGVVLGIAPWNAPVILATRAIAMPLACGNTVVLKASELSPAVHRLIGQVLQDAGLGDGVVNVISNAPQDAAAIVARLIANPAVRRVNFTGSTHVGRIVGELSARHLKPALLELGGKAPLLVLDDADLDAAVAAAAFGAYFNQGQICMSTERLIVDTKVADAFIAKLTAKLATLHAGDPAAPDSVLGSLVDASAGTRIKALIDDALGKGARLVAGGQLEGSILQPTLIDGVTEHMRLYREESFGPVAVLLRGDGDEALLRLANDSEFGLSAAIFSRDTGRALALAQRVESGICHINGPTVHDEAQMPFGGVKSSGYGSFGGKASIEHFTQLRWVTLQNGPRHYPI comes from the coding sequence ATGCTGGACGTGCCCCTGTTGATTGGCGGCCAGTCGTGCCCCGCCCGCGACGGTCGAACCTTCGAGCGTCGCAACCCGGTGACCGGTGACGTGGTTTCGCGGGTTGCCGCCGCGACCCTGGAAGATGCCGATGCCGCCGTGGCTGCCGCCCAAGCCGCGTTTCCCGCCTGGGCCGCGCTGGCCCCGAACGAACGCCGCACCCGTTTGCTCAACGCCGCCGAGCAATTGCAGGCGCGCAGTGATGAGTTCATCGCCGCCGCCGGCGAAACCGGCGCCATGGCCAACTGGTACGGCTTCAACGTACGCCTGGCGGCCAATATGCTGCGCGAAGCGGCATCGATGACCACCCAGATCACCGGTGAAGTGATCCCCTCCGATGTACCGGGCAGTTTTGCCATGGCCCTGCGTCAGCCTTGCGGCGTGGTGCTGGGGATCGCGCCATGGAATGCCCCGGTCATTCTTGCCACGCGTGCCATCGCCATGCCGCTGGCCTGCGGCAATACCGTGGTGCTCAAGGCCTCTGAACTGAGCCCGGCGGTGCATCGCCTGATCGGCCAGGTCTTGCAGGATGCCGGCCTGGGCGATGGGGTGGTCAATGTCATCAGCAATGCCCCGCAAGATGCCGCGGCGATTGTTGCGCGGCTGATCGCCAACCCTGCCGTGCGCCGGGTCAACTTCACCGGTTCGACCCATGTCGGGCGGATCGTCGGCGAACTCTCGGCGCGCCACCTCAAGCCAGCCTTGCTGGAACTGGGCGGCAAGGCGCCGCTGCTGGTGCTCGACGACGCCGACCTGGACGCGGCGGTGGCAGCGGCTGCGTTTGGCGCCTACTTCAACCAGGGGCAGATCTGCATGTCGACCGAGCGCTTGATCGTCGACACCAAGGTCGCCGATGCGTTTATCGCCAAGCTCACCGCCAAGCTCGCGACCCTGCACGCGGGTGACCCCGCTGCGCCGGATTCGGTACTCGGCTCCCTGGTGGACGCCAGCGCCGGCACCCGCATCAAAGCGCTGATCGACGACGCCCTGGGCAAGGGCGCGCGCCTGGTGGCCGGTGGGCAACTGGAGGGCAGCATCCTGCAGCCGACCCTGATCGATGGCGTCACCGAACACATGCGCTTGTACCGCGAAGAATCCTTCGGCCCGGTGGCGGTGCTGCTGCGCGGTGACGGCGATGAAGCGCTGCTGCGCCTGGCCAACGACTCCGAGTTTGGCCTGTCGGCGGCGATTTTCAGTCGCGATACCGGGCGTGCACTGGCCCTGGCGCAGCGGGTGGAATCGGGCATTTGCCATATCAACGGCCCGACCGTGCATGACGAGGCGCAGATGCCCTTTGGCGGGGTCAAGTCCAGCGGCTACGGCAGTTTTGGTGGCAAGGCCTCCATCGAGCACTTCACGCAGTTGCGCTGGGTGACCTTGCAGAACGGGCCACGGCACTACCCGATCTGA
- a CDS encoding p-hydroxycinnamoyl CoA hydratase/lyase, with product MSNYEGRWTTVKVEIEEGIAWVILNRPEKRNAMSPTLNREMIDVLETLEQDPAAGVLVLTGAGEAWTAGMDLKEYFREVDAGPEILQEKIRREASQWQWKLLRMYAKPTIAMVNGWCFGGGFSPLVACDLAICADEATFGLSEINWGIPPGNLVSKAMADTVGHRQSLYYIMTGKTFGGQKAAEMGLVNESVPLAQLREVTIELARNLLEKNPVVLRAAKHGFKRCRELTWEQNEDYLYAKLDQSRLLDTEGGREQGMKQFLDDKSIKPGLQAYKR from the coding sequence ATGAGTAATTACGAAGGCCGTTGGACCACCGTCAAGGTAGAGATCGAGGAAGGCATTGCCTGGGTCATTCTCAATCGCCCGGAAAAACGCAACGCCATGAGCCCGACCCTGAACCGGGAAATGATCGACGTCCTGGAAACCCTGGAGCAGGACCCCGCCGCCGGCGTGCTGGTGCTGACCGGTGCCGGCGAAGCCTGGACCGCTGGCATGGACCTCAAGGAATACTTTCGCGAAGTGGACGCCGGCCCGGAAATCCTCCAGGAAAAAATCCGCCGCGAAGCCTCGCAATGGCAATGGAAACTGCTGCGCATGTACGCCAAGCCCACTATCGCCATGGTTAATGGCTGGTGCTTCGGCGGCGGCTTCAGCCCATTGGTGGCGTGCGACCTGGCGATCTGTGCCGATGAAGCCACCTTCGGCCTGTCGGAAATCAACTGGGGCATCCCACCGGGCAACCTGGTGAGCAAGGCCATGGCCGACACCGTGGGCCATCGCCAGTCGCTCTACTACATCATGACCGGCAAGACCTTTGGCGGGCAGAAAGCTGCCGAGATGGGCCTGGTCAACGAAAGCGTGCCCCTGGCGCAACTGCGCGAAGTGACCATCGAACTGGCGCGCAACCTGCTGGAGAAAAACCCGGTGGTGCTGCGGGCCGCCAAGCATGGCTTCAAGCGTTGCCGCGAGCTGACCTGGGAGCAGAACGAGGATTACCTCTACGCCAAGCTCGATCAGTCGCGCTTGCTCGACACCGAAGGCGGACGCGAGCAGGGCATGAAGCAGTTCCTCGACGACAAAAGCATCAAGCCTGGCCTGCAGGCGTATAAACGCTGA
- a CDS encoding MarR family winged helix-turn-helix transcriptional regulator translates to MAKPSTIADANLALPDTPEGPAPLDSALDDLIGYAMRRAQLKLFQNLIGRLAEHDLRPAQFSALAIIEQNPGLMQADLARALAIEPPQVVPLLNKLESRALAVRVRCKPDKRSYGIFLSKPGETLLKTLKDIAAQSDLDATAALDAQERAELLRLLKKVYQD, encoded by the coding sequence ATGGCCAAGCCTTCCACTATCGCCGACGCCAACCTGGCCCTGCCCGACACCCCCGAAGGGCCTGCACCGCTGGATTCGGCTCTGGATGACCTGATCGGTTATGCCATGCGTCGCGCCCAGCTCAAGCTGTTCCAGAACCTGATCGGCCGGCTTGCCGAACACGACCTGCGCCCTGCGCAGTTCTCGGCCCTGGCGATCATCGAACAGAACCCCGGGCTGATGCAGGCCGACCTGGCCCGCGCCCTGGCCATCGAACCGCCCCAGGTGGTGCCCCTGCTGAACAAACTGGAAAGCCGCGCACTCGCCGTGCGCGTGCGCTGCAAGCCGGACAAGCGCTCCTATGGGATCTTCCTCAGCAAGCCCGGCGAAACCCTGCTCAAGACGCTCAAAGACATCGCCGCCCAGAGTGACCTCGACGCCACCGCAGCCCTGGACGCTCAGGAGCGTGCAGAGCTGCTGCGCTTGCTGAAGAAGGTCTATCAGGACTGA
- a CDS encoding OprD family porin — protein MQKLPTGAVAATCCASNSTPRLIGALLMLSVLPTPLWAAGFIDDSHGTLTLRNYYLDRDYKDDGAKTAAREWAQGFILNLESGYTPGPVGFGLDVRGLMGVKLDSSPDRSGTELLPVSASDKRAADEYSRLAPTAKLRFAQTTVKTGDVSIFLPFAFASPSRLLPQTFRGTTLSSKDIDGLTLNTGYIDRINKRDSTDYQAMTVASPNRRFNATATTSHLAYVGGDYQVNKDLSLRAYHSQIADLYQQDTLALLHNLPVGDGVLTSDLRSFFSREDGSAKAGKVDNRNLSALFGYRLGGHKFSLGYMHSSGDTATPYISGTELMGMSELTMSSDFLNAKERTWQAIYDYDFAASGVPGLKGRLRYVRGDNIELAAFNAEDRKEREFQMELGYVIQSGPLKNVGLMARKSIYRNDFPAGAAFRDENQTRFLVLYTVALW, from the coding sequence ATGCAAAAACTTCCCACGGGCGCCGTCGCGGCGACCTGCTGTGCGTCGAACAGCACGCCACGTCTGATCGGTGCGCTGCTGATGTTGAGTGTGCTGCCTACCCCACTGTGGGCGGCCGGCTTTATCGACGACAGCCACGGCACCTTGACCTTGCGCAATTACTACCTGGACCGGGACTACAAGGACGACGGAGCGAAAACCGCCGCGCGGGAATGGGCCCAGGGCTTCATCCTCAACCTGGAATCGGGATACACCCCAGGCCCGGTGGGTTTTGGCCTGGATGTGCGCGGGCTGATGGGGGTCAAGCTCGACTCGTCGCCGGACCGCAGCGGCACCGAGTTGTTGCCAGTGTCGGCCAGCGACAAGCGTGCCGCCGATGAATACTCACGGCTGGCCCCCACCGCCAAGCTGCGATTTGCCCAAACCACGGTGAAAACCGGTGACGTGTCGATCTTCCTGCCGTTCGCCTTTGCCAGTCCGTCGCGCCTGTTGCCGCAGACCTTTCGCGGCACCACCTTGAGTTCCAAGGACATCGACGGCCTGACGCTCAACACCGGCTATATCGATCGCATCAACAAGCGCGATTCCACCGACTATCAGGCCATGACCGTTGCCTCGCCCAACCGGCGTTTCAACGCCACCGCCACCACCTCGCATCTGGCCTACGTGGGTGGCGATTACCAGGTCAACAAAGACCTCAGCCTGCGCGCCTATCACTCGCAGATAGCCGACCTCTACCAACAGGACACCCTGGCGTTGCTGCACAACCTGCCCGTGGGCGATGGCGTGCTCACCAGTGACCTGCGCAGTTTCTTCAGTCGCGAGGACGGCAGCGCCAAGGCCGGCAAGGTGGATAACCGCAACCTCTCGGCGTTGTTCGGCTACCGCCTGGGCGGTCACAAATTCAGCCTGGGCTACATGCATTCCAGCGGGGACACGGCCACGCCCTATATCTCCGGCACGGAGCTGATGGGCATGAGCGAGCTGACCATGAGTTCGGACTTTCTCAACGCCAAGGAGCGTACCTGGCAGGCGATCTACGACTACGACTTCGCCGCCTCGGGCGTGCCGGGCCTGAAGGGCCGGCTGCGTTATGTGCGGGGCGACAACATCGAGCTGGCGGCATTCAACGCCGAGGATCGCAAGGAGCGCGAGTTCCAGATGGAGCTGGGCTACGTGATCCAGAGCGGCCCGCTGAAGAACGTCGGGCTGATGGCGCGTAAATCGATCTACCGCAATGACTTCCCGGCCGGCGCGGCGTTTCGCGATGAAAACCAGACCCGTTTCCTGGTGCTCTACACCGTGGCGCTCTGGTAA
- the mhpT gene encoding 3-(3-hydroxy-phenyl)propionate transporter MhpT, with protein MDSPSRRSTLTIALCFIVALIEGFDLQAAGTAAAGLRQSFALDPKMLGWVFSVGIIGLLPGAFFGGWVADRIGRKKILVIAVLLFGLFSLCTAFVESYSSLLLVRFLTGLGLGAALPNLIALCAEAVSERSRGTAISVMYCGVPLGGALAAVVAMFSSEHWQTTFIVGGLAPLLAVPLMILLLPESNAFRQQLERTPGARPSTRQALFGEGRARTTLALWLSYFFTLTVMYMLLNWLPSLLLEQGFSKPQAGMVQMLFNIGGALGSLLGGVLLDRCNALKVVLFVYAGLLSALAGVGLSAGIVPMAIAGFAAGLFVMAAQLVLYASAPPSYPTTVRATGVGAAVAIGRLGSVAGPLAAGQLLAAGAGTAGVLLATSPGVVIAALTIISVLVRTTPLNRPEPGTASRTSA; from the coding sequence ATGGACAGTCCATCGCGTCGTTCGACGCTGACTATTGCGTTGTGTTTTATCGTTGCGCTGATCGAGGGGTTCGATCTGCAGGCCGCCGGCACCGCCGCCGCTGGGTTACGCCAGAGTTTTGCCCTGGACCCGAAGATGCTCGGCTGGGTCTTCAGCGTCGGGATCATCGGCCTGCTGCCGGGGGCATTCTTTGGCGGCTGGGTCGCTGACCGCATCGGGCGCAAGAAAATCCTGGTGATCGCCGTGCTGCTGTTCGGGCTGTTCTCCCTTTGCACCGCGTTTGTCGAAAGCTACTCGAGCCTGCTGCTGGTGCGCTTTCTGACCGGCCTCGGACTGGGCGCCGCGCTGCCCAACCTGATCGCCCTGTGCGCCGAAGCGGTGAGCGAACGCAGCCGTGGCACCGCCATCAGCGTGATGTATTGCGGTGTGCCGCTGGGTGGCGCGTTGGCCGCGGTGGTGGCGATGTTTTCCAGTGAGCACTGGCAGACCACCTTTATCGTCGGCGGCCTGGCGCCCTTGCTGGCCGTGCCGCTGATGATCCTGCTGCTGCCTGAATCCAACGCCTTTCGCCAACAACTCGAACGCACGCCCGGCGCCCGCCCCTCCACACGCCAGGCGCTGTTCGGCGAAGGTCGCGCACGCACCACACTGGCCTTGTGGCTGAGCTACTTCTTTACCCTGACCGTCATGTACATGCTGCTCAACTGGCTGCCTTCGCTGTTGCTGGAACAAGGTTTCAGCAAGCCCCAGGCGGGCATGGTGCAGATGCTGTTCAACATTGGCGGCGCCCTGGGCTCGCTGCTCGGAGGTGTACTGCTGGACCGTTGCAACGCCCTCAAAGTGGTGCTGTTCGTGTACGCCGGCTTGCTGTCGGCGCTGGCCGGTGTCGGGCTGTCGGCGGGCATCGTGCCCATGGCCATCGCCGGCTTCGCCGCCGGCTTGTTCGTCATGGCCGCGCAGTTGGTGCTCTATGCGTCGGCACCGCCTTCCTATCCAACGACGGTGCGCGCCACCGGCGTCGGTGCCGCCGTGGCCATCGGCCGACTCGGCTCGGTGGCCGGGCCGCTGGCGGCCGGGCAGTTGCTCGCCGCAGGCGCTGGGACTGCGGGGGTCCTGCTGGCGACGTCCCCAGGGGTGGTGATCGCCGCACTGACCATCATCAGTGTGCTGGTGCGCACGACGCCACTGAACCGGCCCGAGCCAGGGACGGCCAG